The following proteins are encoded in a genomic region of Enterocloster clostridioformis:
- a CDS encoding UxaA family hydrolase — protein MNINALLMDQRDNVVTCVASVPKGSQIVYQKGTEVCTLTAEDDIPYCHKAALEDLPQGAEVRKYGEMIGQTSVSIAKGHWVSHENIFSVPRDYDSEFIH, from the coding sequence ATGAACATCAACGCACTGCTGATGGATCAGCGTGACAATGTGGTAACCTGCGTGGCCTCGGTGCCCAAGGGGAGCCAAATCGTCTATCAAAAGGGCACAGAGGTATGTACGCTCACTGCTGAGGATGACATCCCCTACTGCCACAAGGCCGCTCTGGAGGACCTGCCCCAGGGGGCGGAGGTACGCAAGTACGGCGAGATGATCGGACAGACCAGCGTATCTATCGCCAAAGGACACTGGGTTAGCCACGAGAACATTTTCAGTGTACCGCGGGACTATGACAGTGAGTTCATTCACTGA
- a CDS encoding transposase produces MVSTDEMTGVQALEHKYPDKLPLPGQCAKMEFEYIRHGTTSLIGFFDVATGRMEMPYLNSTRTEEDFVEAVKALAGTDPQAPWTFICDGLNTHKSEALVRFVAEACALGLELGKKGKTGILKSMESRADFLHDPSHRIRFVYTPKHSSWMNQIEIWFGINNRKLLKRKSCLSIEELEASILRFIEQYNLTAHPFKWTYAGIPLVI; encoded by the coding sequence ATTGTTTCCACGGATGAAATGACCGGGGTACAGGCGCTGGAACATAAATATCCTGACAAGCTCCCATTACCCGGCCAGTGCGCCAAAATGGAGTTTGAGTATATCCGCCATGGCACGACCAGTCTCATCGGGTTCTTTGATGTTGCAACGGGCCGTATGGAAATGCCGTATTTAAACTCCACACGCACAGAAGAGGATTTTGTGGAAGCCGTGAAAGCATTGGCAGGGACAGACCCGCAAGCCCCATGGACATTTATATGCGATGGCCTAAACACCCATAAGTCGGAAGCCCTTGTCCGCTTTGTGGCAGAAGCCTGTGCCCTTGGCTTGGAACTGGGCAAAAAAGGGAAAACAGGGATCCTTAAAAGTATGGAAAGCCGGGCGGATTTCCTGCATGACCCTTCCCACCGGATCCGCTTTGTCTATACTCCGAAACACAGTTCCTGGATGAACCAGATTGAGATATGGTTTGGCATCAATAACCGGAAGCTGCTGAAGCGGAAAAGCTGCCTATCAATAGAAGAACTGGAAGCAAGCATCCTGCGCTTTATTGAACAATACAATCTTACAGCACACCCATTTAAGTGGACATATGCCGGGATACCATTAGTAATTTAA
- a CDS encoding LysR family transcriptional regulator: protein MEQNMQYIYQVYQDGSFTKAAEKLYLTQPALSMAVRQEEKNLGAALFDRSRRPLTLTQAGEAYIRAVERMKYLESDLSRELEDLRDLNTGRLHIGGTHYLNCFLLAEVLSGFSRRYPGIQLQVSEDSSARLAKRLERRELDLTFSCAPEHIERFEHQPAFFDHILLAVPRETPLSEALRGSALSAEDVQAGRHMSDSCLRVPLGEFRELEFILLQKGNNLYDRSIHMFEEAGFAPKVKMALSQLVTAYRFADNGLGAAFISDRIVFSIPSNRLLFFSIASLQVNRLFYTLLPQRNYTAHAVKAFIDYLLEWFGKNDNRRLQ from the coding sequence ATGGAACAAAATATGCAGTATATCTATCAGGTCTATCAGGACGGCAGCTTTACCAAGGCGGCGGAAAAGCTCTATCTGACCCAGCCCGCCCTGAGTATGGCTGTCCGTCAGGAGGAGAAGAACCTGGGGGCCGCGTTGTTCGACCGCAGCCGCCGCCCGCTGACGTTGACGCAGGCAGGGGAGGCATATATCCGGGCTGTCGAGCGGATGAAGTATTTGGAGTCCGATTTGAGCCGGGAATTGGAGGACCTGAGAGATCTGAACACGGGCCGCCTGCACATTGGGGGAACCCATTACCTGAACTGTTTCCTCTTAGCAGAGGTGCTGTCCGGCTTTTCCCGGCGGTATCCAGGCATCCAGCTCCAAGTGTCGGAGGACAGTTCAGCCAGGTTGGCAAAGCGTTTGGAGCGGCGTGAACTGGATTTGACCTTCAGCTGTGCGCCGGAGCATATTGAGCGTTTCGAACATCAACCTGCCTTTTTTGACCATATCCTGCTGGCTGTTCCTCGGGAGACCCCTCTGTCTGAAGCGTTGAGAGGGAGCGCCCTGTCTGCGGAGGACGTCCAGGCGGGGCGGCACATGTCCGACTCCTGCCTTAGAGTACCACTGGGGGAATTTCGGGAACTGGAGTTCATCCTGCTTCAAAAGGGAAACAATCTGTATGATCGCAGTATCCACATGTTTGAGGAGGCCGGATTTGCGCCAAAGGTAAAAATGGCGCTGTCCCAGCTGGTTACGGCCTACCGATTCGCGGACAATGGCCTGGGGGCCGCCTTTATCAGCGACCGCATCGTATTTTCCATCCCCTCAAACAGATTACTGTTCTTTTCCATCGCTTCCCTGCAAGTGAACCGGCTTTTTTACACCCTGCTGCCCCAGCGGAACTATACTGCCCACGCAGTCAAGGCGTTTATTGACTATTTACTGGAGTGGTTTGGGAAAAACGATAATAGGAGGCTACAATGA
- a CDS encoding low molecular weight protein-tyrosine-phosphatase, with amino-acid sequence MIKVLFVCHGNICRSPMALYYFRSLLKEKGLSGVIRADSAATSTEEIGNPVHHGTRAKLKQAGIPCEGHRAKQMTRADYKSFDYLIGMDSWNIRNMQRISGGDPDHKIFKLMEFTGSGRDVADPWYTGDFDTTWSDVTEGCAALLDYILERI; translated from the coding sequence ATGATAAAAGTATTATTTGTCTGCCACGGCAACATCTGCCGCAGCCCCATGGCCCTCTACTACTTCCGCAGCCTGCTAAAGGAAAAAGGCCTGTCCGGGGTAATTCGGGCAGATTCTGCTGCTACGTCCACCGAAGAAATCGGTAATCCTGTACACCACGGAACCCGCGCCAAATTAAAGCAGGCCGGCATTCCCTGCGAGGGGCACCGCGCAAAACAGATGACAAGGGCAGATTATAAATCATTCGATTACCTGATTGGCATGGATAGCTGGAATATTCGCAACATGCAGCGTATTTCAGGCGGTGATCCTGACCACAAGATTTTTAAACTTATGGAATTCACTGGTTCCGGAAGGGATGTGGCCGACCCATGGTACACCGGTGACTTTGACACCACCTGGTCCGATGTGACGGAAGGCTGCGCTGCGCTGCTGGATTATATATTAGAGCGCATTTAA
- a CDS encoding GerMN domain-containing protein, whose translation MGIHAVRRLILPLMAVVFLLSGCWEGESPASNPSEGRYLIYYLNASITKLVPQEYETETKDKGELVNELMDQFLNVPKDLDCQPGLTDRVTYQGSRQEEQVLYLYFDMNYTAMKAEREILCRAALTRTLTQIEGIDYINIYCGDQPLMDRQGNPVGMLSSTDFIMNTSNVNAYEKTELTLYFADETGNRLVPEKREVVHNINTSLEQLVVEQLIAGPGQEGHNPTLPSDCKILSLSVTDNVCYINFDSAFSNTTLAVNEYIPIYSIVDSLSEMTTVTKVQIMINGSQNVMFRDVVSLNTTFERSQNYIDGESQ comes from the coding sequence ATGGGAATACATGCGGTGAGAAGGCTGATTCTGCCCCTGATGGCGGTTGTATTCCTGTTGTCAGGCTGCTGGGAGGGTGAAAGCCCCGCCTCAAACCCTTCTGAGGGCAGATATCTGATTTACTATCTGAATGCGTCCATCACCAAGCTGGTTCCCCAGGAGTACGAGACGGAAACAAAGGACAAGGGGGAGCTGGTAAATGAACTGATGGATCAGTTTCTGAATGTACCAAAGGATTTGGACTGCCAGCCGGGGCTGACAGACCGGGTGACCTATCAGGGGAGCCGCCAGGAGGAACAGGTGTTGTATCTGTACTTCGATATGAATTACACGGCTATGAAGGCGGAACGGGAGATTCTCTGCCGGGCAGCCCTCACCAGGACCCTTACGCAGATTGAGGGAATTGACTATATCAATATTTACTGCGGGGACCAGCCACTGATGGACCGGCAGGGGAATCCGGTGGGAATGTTGTCATCCACTGATTTTATCATGAACACCAGCAATGTGAATGCCTACGAAAAGACGGAGCTGACCCTGTACTTTGCCGATGAGACAGGCAACCGCCTGGTGCCGGAGAAACGGGAGGTAGTCCACAACATCAATACTTCCCTGGAACAGCTGGTAGTAGAGCAGCTCATTGCCGGACCGGGACAGGAGGGACACAATCCCACTCTCCCGTCAGACTGCAAGATACTGAGCCTGTCAGTGACAGATAATGTATGCTATATCAACTTTGATTCCGCTTTTTCCAATACAACCCTGGCAGTGAATGAGTATATACCTATTTATTCCATTGTGGACTCTCTTTCGGAGATGACGACAGTGACAAAGGTACAGATTATGATCAACGGGTCCCAGAATGTGATGTTCCGGGATGTGGTGTCCCTGAATACCACCTTTGAGAGAAGCCAGAATTATATTGACGGGGAGAGTCAATAG
- a CDS encoding UxaA family hydrolase yields MMQFWGYKRKEGRAGIRNHVLILPTCACGSESCRVVASQVRGAVNIVFNTGCSDVAANTEMSQKVLTGFACNPNVYGVVIIGLGCETVPHQKLREKIQSMTSKPVVSFGIQDEGGTLKTIEKAVRAARDMAAEAAMQPKELCDISELLLGIECGGSDATSGIASNPAVGELSDLLVDMGASTIMSESIEWIGGEHVVAKRAATPEIHNQIIQICKDYEEHLKAAGQDCRAGQPTPGNKAGGLSTLDEKSLGCIRKGGTRPIVEVLEQAQRPTKHGAIVMDTAGYDISSLTSMVAGGCNAIIFTTGRGTPTGNAIVPVLKVTANAHTYQCMEDNMDVDLSAIITGEKTYQKMGAELVQIIGDVCNGKMTKAEAFGFSDIAVDHVCRFV; encoded by the coding sequence ATGATGCAATTTTGGGGCTATAAACGTAAAGAAGGCCGTGCTGGCATCCGCAACCACGTCCTGATCCTTCCCACCTGTGCCTGCGGAAGCGAGAGCTGCCGGGTGGTAGCCAGCCAGGTCCGGGGTGCGGTAAACATCGTATTCAACACCGGCTGCTCCGATGTAGCGGCCAACACCGAGATGTCTCAGAAGGTTCTCACGGGGTTTGCCTGCAATCCCAACGTCTACGGAGTGGTCATCATTGGTCTGGGGTGCGAAACTGTCCCCCACCAAAAACTTCGGGAGAAGATTCAAAGTATGACCAGCAAGCCGGTGGTGTCCTTCGGCATCCAGGACGAGGGCGGCACGCTGAAAACCATTGAGAAAGCTGTCCGGGCCGCTCGGGACATGGCTGCGGAGGCAGCCATGCAGCCAAAGGAGTTGTGCGACATATCTGAGCTGCTGCTGGGAATCGAGTGCGGCGGCTCCGACGCCACCTCTGGCATCGCCAGTAACCCAGCCGTAGGCGAACTCAGCGACCTGCTGGTGGACATGGGCGCCTCCACCATCATGAGCGAGTCCATCGAGTGGATCGGCGGAGAGCATGTCGTGGCCAAGCGGGCCGCTACTCCGGAGATACATAACCAGATCATCCAGATCTGCAAGGACTATGAGGAGCACCTGAAAGCCGCCGGACAGGACTGCCGGGCCGGCCAGCCCACCCCGGGCAACAAGGCGGGGGGCCTGTCCACCCTGGACGAGAAGAGCCTTGGCTGTATCCGCAAGGGCGGCACCCGCCCCATCGTGGAGGTGCTGGAGCAGGCCCAGCGGCCCACCAAGCACGGGGCCATCGTCATGGACACCGCAGGCTACGATATCTCCTCTCTTACCTCCATGGTAGCGGGCGGCTGCAACGCCATCATATTCACCACCGGACGGGGGACCCCCACAGGCAACGCCATTGTCCCCGTGCTGAAGGTCACCGCTAACGCCCACACCTACCAGTGCATGGAGGACAACATGGATGTGGATCTGAGCGCTATCATCACCGGCGAAAAGACCTATCAGAAGATGGGGGCGGAACTGGTTCAAATTATTGGAGATGTCTGTAACGGCAAGATGACCAAAGCAGAGGCGTTCGGCTTCTCTGACATTGCGGTGGACCACGTCTGCCGGTTCGTATAA
- a CDS encoding PTS transporter subunit EIIB, producing the protein MNYQKTSDEILSHKGGAENIKEVTHCFTRLRFTLREPEKADRGRIERVEGVIAVVESSGQLQVAVGTEVGPVYDMMKKMDGTERKTGKEGEPVYHKDRKGRWTHTGSYDAVQKQGPKGGGGISISFFGAAIMTFLL; encoded by the coding sequence ATGAATTATCAAAAAACATCTGATGAGATATTATCTCACAAAGGTGGAGCGGAGAATATTAAGGAAGTGACACACTGTTTTACCAGACTCCGGTTTACATTAAGGGAGCCGGAAAAAGCTGACCGCGGCAGGATAGAGCGGGTAGAAGGCGTGATAGCGGTTGTGGAAAGCAGCGGCCAGCTCCAGGTTGCCGTGGGGACAGAGGTGGGTCCGGTATATGACATGATGAAGAAAATGGACGGCACAGAACGAAAAACGGGTAAAGAGGGAGAGCCGGTTTATCATAAGGACAGGAAGGGAAGATGGACACACACCGGGAGTTATGATGCGGTCCAGAAGCAAGGGCCTAAAGGAGGTGGCGGCATCAGTATATCATTTTTCGGGGCTGCCATTATGACATTTCTGCTGTGA
- a CDS encoding DNA internalization-related competence protein ComEC/Rec2 has translation MKRPLVVLAAGYVLGEVLALQVNTAVDTGVLAWLCAAAAGILWLLDTGRGVLRFSAPKEKMQGRSNRKRRVLLLFLACILAGASLGMARGGKEKGILDREESAARTMNGARILVRGEIKKAEQKEDTLTLILEQVTAEAGRRTAKFRRIVVYVENGAKGKSDSGFREALTAGLKVQVRGKLAPVEGPGNPGEFDFRTYYRTKGTACRLYGENLEVAGGEAIPYYKGITEFRMRCAGILEKICMPEDAAVFKAVLLGDTSDMNPEMRDMYQRNGISHLLAVSGQHLAIIGGGLYLMIRRAGAGYGRAGMISSALVISYGIMTGSSGSAIRAVIMILCLWLAAVKGRSYDTLSALGAAALILLYRQPYLLYHSGFELSFGAVLAISGLGGWMQSFLKLERAWEKTLLISLCVQIILTPIVLYHYFQHPLYVIFLNLLVIPLVSILMYSGILGIVLGGVWIQGGVAAVGAGHYILRFYELLCKFVEGLPGYSLVLGRPSPGVLVLYFGICGMGTAVMLVCIRRRTGADLKTHSRCLRAPFRGIVDSKPVILICLFCIYALSFLALVPRPVKGLEVVCLDVGQGDGLLLRTGEKVVLIDGGSSSQKKLGNIVLEPYLKSRGISWIDYAVVSHGDSDHINGFVYLLEESKDIRIGTLVLPVMGKGEEVYENLAVLARREGADVVYMKTADWVEAGELTLTCLYAGEDFGGKDRNSHSLVLCGDYKGFHMLFTGDMGEGQERSLVRLAEQDETLQDIHLNHAQILKTAHHGSGTSSSEVFLNRLRIQLAVVSYGKENAYGHPSPETMSRLKEQGIVILETGRKGAITLKTDGASLKVHVFREEKSHQDKLDEIAG, from the coding sequence ATGAAGAGACCGCTAGTTGTATTGGCAGCAGGTTACGTACTTGGAGAGGTGCTGGCCCTGCAGGTTAACACGGCGGTGGACACAGGAGTTCTGGCGTGGCTGTGCGCGGCTGCGGCGGGAATTCTATGGCTTTTGGATACAGGGAGGGGAGTATTGCGCTTTTCTGCTCCAAAGGAGAAGATGCAGGGCAGGAGCAACCGGAAACGCAGGGTGCTTCTGCTCTTTTTGGCATGTATTCTGGCTGGCGCGTCTTTGGGGATGGCCAGAGGGGGGAAGGAAAAGGGGATTCTGGACAGGGAGGAGTCTGCGGCCCGGACCATGAACGGGGCTCGGATACTGGTAAGAGGAGAAATAAAAAAGGCTGAACAAAAGGAAGATACCCTTACCCTTATTTTGGAACAGGTGACGGCTGAGGCGGGGAGGAGGACTGCGAAGTTCAGGAGGATAGTAGTGTATGTGGAGAACGGGGCGAAAGGAAAGAGTGATTCCGGTTTTCGGGAAGCGCTGACAGCTGGTTTGAAAGTACAGGTGAGAGGGAAGCTGGCTCCGGTGGAGGGACCGGGAAATCCCGGAGAATTTGATTTCAGGACCTATTACCGCACAAAGGGAACTGCATGCAGGCTGTATGGAGAAAACCTGGAAGTGGCGGGGGGAGAAGCGATTCCATATTATAAGGGAATAACAGAATTTCGGATGCGGTGTGCCGGTATACTTGAGAAGATATGCATGCCGGAGGATGCGGCGGTATTTAAAGCCGTGCTTCTGGGAGATACGTCTGATATGAATCCGGAGATGCGGGATATGTACCAGCGCAACGGAATATCCCATCTTCTGGCTGTCAGCGGGCAGCATCTGGCTATTATCGGCGGAGGGCTCTATCTGATGATTCGCCGGGCCGGAGCCGGTTATGGCCGGGCTGGGATGATATCATCTGCTCTTGTTATCAGCTATGGAATAATGACAGGAAGTTCCGGCTCCGCTATAAGGGCAGTTATCATGATATTGTGCCTGTGGCTGGCGGCGGTCAAAGGAAGAAGCTACGACACCCTGTCGGCATTGGGAGCTGCAGCCTTAATTCTTCTGTACAGACAGCCTTATCTGTTGTACCACAGCGGATTTGAACTGTCCTTTGGGGCGGTTCTGGCAATCAGCGGATTAGGAGGCTGGATGCAGTCCTTCCTTAAATTGGAACGGGCATGGGAAAAGACGCTCCTTATCAGTTTATGCGTACAAATCATACTCACCCCTATTGTGCTGTATCACTATTTTCAGCATCCTCTTTATGTTATTTTTTTAAATCTTTTGGTTATACCCCTTGTTTCCATATTAATGTATTCCGGTATTCTGGGGATTGTACTGGGAGGTGTTTGGATTCAGGGCGGAGTGGCGGCAGTGGGAGCCGGACATTATATTTTAAGGTTCTATGAGCTGCTGTGTAAATTTGTGGAAGGGCTGCCCGGTTACAGCCTGGTGCTGGGGCGTCCATCTCCGGGCGTGTTGGTGTTGTATTTTGGCATATGCGGGATGGGAACAGCTGTTATGCTGGTTTGCATCAGGAGACGGACCGGAGCCGATTTGAAAACTCATTCCCGCTGTCTTCGGGCTCCGTTTCGCGGTATAGTTGACTCGAAACCAGTGATATTAATATGCCTTTTTTGCATTTATGCACTTAGTTTTCTGGCACTGGTCCCACGTCCTGTCAAAGGACTGGAGGTTGTCTGTCTGGATGTGGGACAGGGGGACGGTCTGCTGCTCAGGACAGGCGAGAAGGTGGTGCTTATAGACGGCGGCAGCAGCAGTCAGAAAAAACTGGGGAATATTGTTCTGGAGCCTTATTTAAAAAGCCGGGGAATATCGTGGATTGATTACGCGGTGGTAAGCCATGGGGACAGCGACCATATAAATGGTTTTGTGTACCTGTTAGAGGAATCAAAGGACATCAGGATAGGAACACTGGTGCTGCCTGTGATGGGAAAGGGGGAGGAGGTATATGAAAATCTGGCTGTACTGGCCCGGAGGGAAGGGGCAGATGTGGTTTATATGAAAACCGCGGACTGGGTGGAAGCAGGGGAGCTGACACTTACCTGTCTGTATGCCGGTGAAGATTTTGGCGGAAAGGACCGAAACAGCCACTCCCTGGTTTTGTGCGGAGATTATAAGGGATTTCATATGTTGTTTACCGGCGATATGGGGGAAGGGCAGGAGCGCAGCCTGGTCAGACTGGCAGAACAGGACGAAACCCTGCAGGATATACATTTGAATCATGCGCAGATATTGAAAACAGCCCATCATGGTTCAGGGACATCTTCATCGGAAGTATTCCTGAACCGGTTGAGGATTCAATTAGCCGTTGTTTCCTATGGAAAGGAAAATGCCTATGGACATCCGTCGCCGGAGACAATGTCCCGTTTAAAGGAACAGGGGATTGTGATTCTGGAGACCGGAAGGAAAGGAGCCATAACACTTAAAACAGATGGTGCATCGCTGAAAGTCCATGTGTTCCGAGAGGAAAAATCTCATCAGGATAAGCTGGATGAAATCGCTGGATGA
- a CDS encoding helix-turn-helix domain-containing protein — protein sequence MRRKTIDTIPVLSDAMKNILSAFSKSRSLPSGLVKRASIVLLASQGELNQNIAPQVGLHYNNAATWRSRFLAALPALRRIEMDDPERLEDEIRAVLSDKKRPGAPSVFTPDQIMRIIGLACSSPNDFGYEVSQWSLPLLVAEIKKQGIAEQISEKSVSRFLKMR from the coding sequence ATGCGAAGGAAAACAATTGATACTATCCCGGTTTTATCTGATGCCATGAAAAACATATTATCTGCTTTTTCAAAAAGCCGCTCCCTTCCGTCAGGACTGGTCAAAAGAGCCAGCATTGTCCTGCTTGCGTCACAGGGGGAACTCAACCAGAATATTGCACCACAGGTCGGGCTTCATTATAATAATGCTGCCACCTGGCGCAGTCGGTTCCTCGCGGCGCTCCCAGCCTTGCGGAGGATTGAAATGGACGACCCGGAAAGGCTTGAAGATGAGATACGGGCAGTCCTGTCCGATAAAAAACGCCCCGGTGCCCCGTCTGTTTTTACGCCGGACCAGATCATGCGGATCATCGGCCTTGCCTGCAGCAGCCCAAATGATTTTGGGTACGAAGTAAGCCAGTGGAGCCTCCCGCTGTTAGTGGCAGAAATTAAAAAGCAGGGGATCGCTGAACAGATTTCTGAGAAATCTGTCAGCCGTTTTTTAAAAATGAGGTAG
- a CDS encoding SLC13 family permease, with amino-acid sequence MTSLTICLIICVLTMISYVWGKLPMGLTALTSMAAFILTGCLDPKTALGYFGNSNGVMIVAMFVVAAGFTRTQFVKKAAASVNKIAHGSLTMVMLGYVLVTALLAQFIQSSVIVFGIMAPMMIATCDELKISPSKTLFPLSIVSISTISALPLGSGATQAAELNGYLEANAYTDFVVAITDPMKARLPMLIAVMIYCIFFATKFAPDAPVVQTSEMKTRRDDKAALPAFQERAGYIIFILTTLALIFQRQIKVDTWVICLTGAVAMVLFGVLTEKEAIGSINWSMAFLIVGSFAMGGALTETGAGEVVGGVLADFANSINNPYIIGFIFFIVPFLLTQVMMNRTVMIIFIPIAILACKAMGANPIGIIILVQSACLSSFMTPMATPAVPMCMASGGYDLKSLIKQSIIPATILCVVSAGWIMTVFPMF; translated from the coding sequence ATGACCTCATTAACGATTTGTTTAATCATCTGCGTGCTGACTATGATCAGCTATGTGTGGGGCAAGCTCCCTATGGGTCTGACAGCCTTGACCAGCATGGCGGCCTTTATCCTCACCGGCTGCCTGGACCCCAAAACCGCCCTGGGCTACTTTGGAAATTCCAACGGTGTCATGATCGTGGCCATGTTCGTGGTGGCTGCCGGCTTTACCCGGACTCAGTTCGTAAAGAAAGCCGCCGCCAGCGTGAACAAGATCGCCCACGGCTCCCTGACGATGGTCATGCTGGGCTACGTTCTGGTTACCGCCCTGCTGGCTCAGTTCATCCAGAGTTCTGTCATCGTGTTCGGCATCATGGCTCCCATGATGATTGCCACCTGCGACGAGTTGAAAATCAGCCCGTCCAAGACCCTGTTCCCTCTGTCCATCGTCAGCATCTCCACCATCTCTGCCCTGCCCCTGGGCAGCGGCGCTACTCAGGCCGCCGAACTCAACGGCTATCTGGAGGCCAACGCCTACACCGATTTTGTTGTAGCCATAACCGACCCCATGAAAGCCCGTCTGCCCATGCTCATTGCAGTGATGATCTACTGTATTTTCTTTGCTACCAAGTTTGCCCCTGACGCCCCGGTGGTCCAGACCTCCGAGATGAAGACCCGCCGGGACGATAAAGCGGCCCTGCCTGCTTTCCAGGAGCGTGCGGGTTACATCATCTTTATTCTGACCACTCTGGCCCTGATTTTCCAGCGTCAGATCAAAGTCGACACCTGGGTTATCTGTCTCACAGGCGCCGTGGCTATGGTCCTGTTTGGCGTCCTGACGGAAAAGGAGGCCATCGGCTCCATCAACTGGTCCATGGCGTTCCTGATCGTTGGTTCCTTTGCTATGGGTGGGGCTCTCACCGAGACCGGCGCGGGAGAAGTGGTCGGCGGCGTTCTGGCCGACTTCGCCAACAGCATCAACAACCCCTACATCATCGGCTTTATCTTCTTCATCGTGCCTTTCCTGCTTACCCAGGTGATGATGAACCGCACGGTTATGATTATCTTCATCCCCATCGCCATCCTGGCCTGTAAGGCTATGGGCGCCAATCCTATTGGCATCATTATCCTGGTGCAGTCCGCCTGCCTCAGCTCTTTCATGACCCCCATGGCTACCCCTGCGGTTCCCATGTGTATGGCCAGCGGCGGCTATGATTTGAAATCTCTCATCAAGCAGTCCATCATTCCCGCCACCATTCTCTGTGTTGTCTCCGCAGGCTGGATTATGACCGTATTCCCCATGTTCTGA
- a CDS encoding DUF3237 family protein codes for MKHKSTPILEVHVETNPEGTVMLTSEIGSVKMIPFKGTVTGPIFNGIVEPCGVDTQITNQNEVRHMSARYMLTGTDRDGRDCHIYVENNGWFTDGARPTPFRTVPTFITDSPALAPLLHRNQFVGEGLRDESGLWIRFYELQTANKSP; via the coding sequence ATGAAACACAAATCAACACCCATTTTAGAGGTCCACGTGGAGACTAATCCCGAGGGGACCGTCATGCTGACCAGCGAAATCGGCAGTGTAAAAATGATCCCCTTCAAAGGCACGGTAACCGGGCCCATTTTCAATGGGATCGTAGAACCTTGCGGGGTAGATACCCAGATCACCAATCAAAACGAGGTGCGGCATATGTCGGCCCGGTATATGCTGACGGGCACGGACAGGGACGGCAGAGACTGCCATATCTATGTGGAAAACAACGGCTGGTTCACGGATGGCGCAAGGCCGACTCCTTTCCGGACGGTGCCCACCTTTATCACCGACTCCCCTGCGCTGGCTCCTCTGCTCCACCGCAATCAGTTCGTGGGTGAGGGGCTACGGGACGAAAGCGGACTGTGGATTCGTTTTTATGAATTACAGACGGCCAACAAATCACCTTAG